In Quercus robur chromosome 11, dhQueRobu3.1, whole genome shotgun sequence, the following proteins share a genomic window:
- the LOC126704657 gene encoding uncharacterized protein LOC126704657, translating to MRCIEEYKRLEDDRLQSKGKASLITRPWQTGFPFRPRGGLAIQELATQMGEVIVTFKEQVHKILDRIKHEPYFRWPNKMGGDPSRRNQNLYCTYFRDKGHTIEQCRVLKDHLGKLVKVGHLKDFVLNLGDRVLGQDTRQRGNPLPPSVRVIEVIHVASEKLIVAKRKGVLIVVPVEGNLGLQSPGKRMKFAREPVSFDDDDLEGTIQLHDDALVVAS from the coding sequence ATGAGATGCATCGAGGAATACAAACGATTAGAAGATGATCGACTGCAGAGCAAAGGCAAAGCGTCGTTGATAACTCGTCCTTGGCAGACAGGTTTCCCGTTCAGGCCTCGTGGGGGTCTGGCCATTCAAGAACTAGCCACACAAATGGGAGAAGTGATCGTGACGTTTAAGGAACAGGTACACAAAATTCTTGATAGGATCAAACATGAGCCGTATTTTcgatggccgaacaagatgggaGGGGACCCATCTAGAAGGAACCAAAATCTGTATTGCACTTATTTCCGAGACAAGGGTCATACCATCGAACAATGCCGGGTACTAAAGGACCACCTTGGGAAACTAGTCAAGGTCGGGCACTTAAAGGATTTCGTGCTAAACTTGGGGGACAGAGTACTAGGGCAAGATACCCGGCAAAGGGGAAACCCTCTCCCACCCTCTGTGAGGGTAATTGAAGTAATCCATGTTGCGTCGGAGAAGCTCATTGTAGCAAAGAGGAAAGGAGTGTTGATAGTGGTACCGGTAGAAGGTAACCTGGGTCTACAGTCGCCGGGTAAGAGGATGAAGTTTGCACGGGAGCCCGTCTCGTTTGACGATGACGATTTAGAGGGGACGATTCAGCTACATGATGACGCATTAGTGGTCGCGTCCTAG